One part of the Aurantibacillus circumpalustris genome encodes these proteins:
- the topA gene encoding type I DNA topoisomerase: MSKNLVIVESPAKAKTIEGFLGKDYIVKSSFGHVRDLVKKGFGIDLEKNFTPTYEVQPDKERVIAELKKLSKGADMVWLASDEDREGEAISWHLFETLGLEKSKTKRIVFHEITKPAIQKAIANPREIDINLVNAQQARRILDRLVGFELSPILWKKIRPSLSAGRVQSVAVRLIVEREREITNFQSVSAFKVAALFVVGNKAVLKAELDNRFKTEAEATAFLEKCKGAIYAINSIETKPAKRTPSAPFTTSTLQQEASRKLGFSVSQTMVVAQRLYEAGKITYMRTDSVNLSETAMGQAKDAITSNYGANYHNPRQFKTKSKGAQEAHEAIRPTYISVGEISGERNEQRLYDLIWKRTIASQMADAELEKTTVKVGISTTTEQFVAQGEVLKFDGFLKVYMEGKDDEDENEDDENSSILPPMTTGEKLQLREITATERFTHHPARYTEASLVKKLEELGIGRPSTYAPTISTVQKRNYVEKTDREGNPRNYTFFSFEGTKISKETKTENTGAEKNKLFPTDIGAVVNDFLIQYFPNILDFNFTARVEEEFDEIAEGKIKWTDMLEEFYRPFHKTVENTSENSERASGERLLGKDPKSGKPIIVRIGRFGPLAQIGETNEETGEKASFASLRKEQSIETITLEDALDLFKLPMNLGMYKEKEVIIGVGRFGPYVKYGEGYISIPRLEDPLKVDMDRAIELIKEKEEADAPIAHSHGKPITKGKGRFGPFIKHGDLFINVPRAYNFDNLSQSDIDELVAKKLDKEANRFIQQWPEEKIALENGRWGPFIRFGKAMLRLPKNEAGEKFAPEDLKDLTFEDVKKMIIDQDPTAFDKKGKKGAAKKASAKKATKKATPKKGAVVKKLVAKKTTKKATVKKAASKKAAPRKAATKKK, encoded by the coding sequence ATGAGCAAAAATTTAGTAATAGTTGAGTCCCCTGCAAAAGCCAAAACAATTGAAGGGTTTTTAGGGAAAGATTATATTGTGAAGTCGAGTTTTGGACACGTGAGAGACCTAGTAAAGAAAGGTTTTGGTATTGATTTGGAGAAAAATTTCACACCTACTTACGAAGTGCAACCCGATAAAGAACGGGTAATTGCAGAACTTAAGAAATTAAGCAAGGGAGCTGATATGGTTTGGCTCGCATCCGATGAGGACCGTGAGGGAGAGGCTATTAGCTGGCATTTATTCGAAACATTAGGTCTTGAAAAAAGTAAAACAAAGCGTATTGTTTTTCATGAAATCACCAAGCCTGCTATTCAAAAAGCTATTGCAAACCCGCGTGAAATCGATATTAATTTAGTGAACGCGCAACAAGCACGTCGTATTTTAGACCGTTTGGTGGGTTTTGAACTTTCTCCAATTTTATGGAAAAAAATTCGTCCGAGTTTATCCGCAGGGCGTGTGCAATCAGTTGCAGTGCGCTTGATTGTTGAGCGTGAACGTGAGATTACCAATTTTCAATCTGTATCCGCATTTAAAGTTGCCGCATTATTTGTTGTAGGAAACAAAGCTGTTTTAAAAGCAGAATTAGATAACCGTTTTAAAACAGAAGCAGAAGCTACTGCCTTTTTAGAAAAATGTAAAGGTGCTATTTATGCAATCAACAGCATTGAAACAAAACCGGCAAAACGCACGCCTAGCGCACCTTTCACGACTTCTACATTACAACAAGAAGCGTCACGTAAATTAGGATTCAGTGTTTCGCAAACCATGGTTGTAGCACAACGATTATATGAAGCCGGTAAAATTACCTACATGCGTACCGATTCGGTAAACCTTTCGGAAACCGCGATGGGTCAGGCTAAGGACGCTATCACTAGTAACTACGGAGCAAATTATCATAACCCGCGCCAATTTAAAACTAAGAGTAAAGGCGCGCAAGAAGCGCACGAGGCTATTCGTCCGACTTACATTTCAGTTGGTGAAATTAGTGGAGAACGTAACGAACAACGTTTGTATGATTTGATTTGGAAACGTACAATAGCCAGTCAAATGGCGGATGCGGAACTTGAAAAGACAACCGTAAAAGTTGGAATTAGCACTACCACAGAACAATTTGTGGCGCAAGGTGAAGTGTTGAAGTTCGATGGTTTCCTAAAAGTATACATGGAAGGTAAAGATGATGAAGATGAAAACGAAGACGATGAAAATTCTTCCATCTTACCACCAATGACAACTGGTGAGAAATTGCAGCTAAGAGAAATTACAGCTACTGAACGTTTTACACATCACCCAGCGCGTTACACAGAAGCAAGTCTTGTAAAAAAATTAGAAGAACTCGGTATTGGTCGTCCGAGTACTTACGCGCCGACCATTAGTACGGTTCAAAAGCGTAACTACGTTGAGAAAACAGATCGTGAAGGAAATCCACGTAATTATACATTCTTTAGTTTTGAAGGAACAAAAATTTCAAAAGAAACTAAAACAGAAAATACAGGCGCAGAAAAAAATAAATTATTTCCAACCGATATTGGCGCCGTTGTAAATGACTTCTTGATTCAATACTTTCCTAACATTTTAGATTTTAATTTTACAGCGCGTGTTGAAGAAGAGTTTGACGAGATTGCAGAAGGTAAAATTAAGTGGACGGATATGTTGGAAGAATTTTACAGACCTTTTCACAAAACCGTTGAAAATACCAGTGAGAACAGTGAACGCGCAAGTGGTGAACGTTTATTAGGAAAAGATCCGAAGAGCGGCAAACCCATAATCGTTAGAATTGGTCGTTTTGGTCCTCTAGCGCAAATTGGTGAAACTAATGAAGAAACAGGTGAAAAAGCAAGTTTTGCGAGTTTGAGAAAAGAACAAAGTATTGAAACCATCACTTTAGAAGACGCTTTGGATCTATTTAAACTCCCTATGAATTTAGGGATGTATAAAGAAAAAGAAGTGATTATTGGTGTTGGACGCTTCGGTCCTTACGTGAAATACGGCGAGGGTTATATTTCTATTCCAAGATTGGAAGATCCATTAAAAGTGGATATGGATCGTGCTATTGAATTGATCAAGGAGAAAGAGGAAGCAGATGCTCCTATCGCCCACTCTCACGGAAAGCCAATTACTAAAGGTAAAGGACGATTTGGACCTTTTATTAAACACGGCGATTTATTTATTAATGTACCCCGCGCTTATAATTTCGATAATTTATCTCAGTCGGATATTGATGAATTGGTAGCTAAAAAATTAGATAAAGAAGCGAACCGTTTTATTCAACAATGGCCGGAAGAAAAAATTGCTTTGGAGAATGGTCGTTGGGGTCCGTTTATACGTTTTGGAAAAGCGATGTTGAGGCTTCCTAAAAATGAAGCGGGAGAAAAATTTGCACCAGAAGATTTAAAAGATTTGACTTTTGAAGATGTGAAGAAAATGATTATAGATCAGGATCCAACAGCCTTTGATAAAAAAGGTAAAAAGGGTGCAGCTAAAAAAGCGAGTGCGAAGAAAGCCACAAAAAAAGCAACTCCTAAAAAAGGAGCCGTGGTTAAAAAATTAGTTGCAAAGAAAACGACCAAAAAAGCTACGGTAAAAAAAGCTGCGAGTAAAAAGGCGGCACCGCGCAAAGCAGCAACGAAGAAGAAATAG